One Vicia villosa cultivar HV-30 ecotype Madison, WI linkage group LG5, Vvil1.0, whole genome shotgun sequence genomic window, ttctagcatctttccactcaaaaaatgctattggatggtgtggagctctaaaatatccaaccatgccctaaaatatctgatttccgcctatttataaaattctggatctggtacagcgcgcgtcgcgcgcaggagcgcgcatcgcgcccaactcgctgagttgaaaaatcagcttttagtaaaaatggcgtaacttgagaaccgtaactccgatttgcgcccggttcgaagcgttggaaagcttattcaatttcctatctaacaatgacaacatatcaaccaaattggtgatttattattcttttattttgagctttatttgccgaatgaattgattccgccgctcaaaatcgcgcgtttgaagccgtgtcttcggcactttattgctcatgctccaaatacgcaagaatacctacaaaaagagtagaaaactatcaaaaagtataaaagtgtatgaaaatatatctattcacaaagtatacgtatttatgcacaaaacggggtattattcaaacgttattaacaaaaagtatcgataagtgccactatttacaatcacaaaataactacattttggcacttaacaactctccccaacttgaatttgtttgtcctcaaacaaggccaaacactcaaatcgcaaaagtgaaaatccaaagaatcaagaatcaacaaagtttagaaaaacgaaacaattgtacggttcaaataaaaacgtacgaacaaagtaaatacttaccattatcctacaacgacaacatgaaaatgaaacgattcctaagtacaaaaattcatacaaaaacattctaaacaaaacatgctcaatcacgaatcacgcctagcaaaaactcatcggtagatgaaaaacaccgaaaggtgaggactttgaacactcatccaacaatcttgcaaacaaaagacaaaattatgcgtttatctaaaaatagtattgaaaatgcaaccgcacgaatcacaagggctttaaaggttgtaatgtggctcggttaacaaacaagtgataagtcctaaagctaatcaaaacaaaaacttgcataaacctaagggagtaattacttccacaaagtttcaaacaatacaattccaatcaaacttcttcttcatcacatgtttcacaccaaacacaatacttattaacacaaatcttattccaaactctttttgatattttttttcttcaaatttttttctcttttctactttctttttcttttctttctttttcactttttttttttttcacatttgttttctttttctttccacaacctcataatcaatcaaccaaaaagtaagtaaacattctctccccaacttgaattcaaccatggtatcaaagtgtgaatactccctactttctaaggcaaggtaaaaatacaactaaacatcatagttgagggttcaagaaaacaaagaatcaaacatacatacacaaatgaaaaccaaacgctcctagacaagcattaagcaaaaacagtatggatattgacaaaaaggctcaaaaggggttactaatggtcacacactcacaaggtgaattggtatttggctatggtagttgtgctcaaaatcaaacaagtgccttgatcactttcgtgcattcacaaaatcaatacaaacgaaagattaaacataataatatccagttaaaacaagaaatgtcggtcactcacatatatacacaatggaaagccacctcacatttatggtaaaaaggataactaattgtgattcaagtcatgagcaagttatgcaaaaagaatgagtaatatgaaaattgtacaaatgaaaagtctcctaatcatgctatgctatagaaagcgataaacgagtaccttgctatgtacaaattcgaacaatcattaccgcacaaccggcatgttgaatctatcacaatcggagaattaccaaatgtgattccaagtaatcgggccaaaatttgaatctaaacacaaacaagagaattaaaaataaaactataaaatactatactacaaagccttggtgtaagtggaaaAAAAACTAGGCAAATGAACCATTAAAAAGAAATTCACTGGCCAAAAGTTACAAGGCGCGCGACGCGCTCTCaagaccgcgcgacgcgcgcaaagttctgccaaaccaagctctttagctcccaggccgcgcgacgcgccctctttgcgcgcgacgcgcgctacaccagaaaaaccaaaCCAGTTCAGAAAACCAGAATTTCCAGTgcgccaccacttaacacctacactactcatttacagaaaattaaaacagaaaaatatacaaccgttggggtgcctcccaacaagcgcttgttttacgtcgtaagctcgacgcctttattatgCACGGTAGTAGCTTCCTCTACGATACGTCAACGCTCACGCCTCAATgcaacctaaagaaagtgtcctaagcATACACTTGAACAAACGTTACGAAACAATAAAATTTACAACAAaacttaaacaacacatatgTGTACATACTCAAACATTAAGAAAAACACAACTTACAACggaatggtgaaattgactaaacaagttgaaaagtgaagatatgtaattttaagagctaatccgagttcaacttgtttagtcagtttaccaaacaaaacgaacaagtataactatacaaaAATACACAAGTATGAGTCTaggcacaaaatatacgatattcacaaaaatcaaaaccaaagaaactatcgcaatgcaaattcaataaaaacaccaatccccggcaacggcgccattttgttggggcggtaaagcggcaagcaacaaaagttttggaaatatttatccgggaatttatcgtgtccacagagattggtgataccgaattgccgttcgacggattcttagttatgagtttggttttgaatgaatttaaataatgaaatggaaaagtaaatatcaacacaaaaagaatacattcttcaaatagaagaaactatcaagtattgcatataatctactcttcacaaacttaaacttatcgaccagttgcactcagtttactatactccttaaaccattcacgtgttgcccgttgtcggcattcgtgtccaaacaccgccacgagttctatcgtatgcttagttgacgatttctccaccaaccaaacatacggtagcttaccgtattgctcgatcgacgatctctccaccaatcaaacaacccggtagcattacgaaccaacacaaagtgaacattaactcttcatctatctctacaatcaagaagctaatgattatctctcctaatcaagatttgtgaagtctatttctacaacaacacaaacccctaacatcaagatgcaaaacaacccaccaaacataacccaaacatcaagatgtaaaaaatcaggaaaaacaagtttatattgtaaagcaactttatacaacaccatgggcgacaaatatacatgagatcaaagtatatatatacaaaacccacaaatgaaaccacaaagagaagaaaagaagaaaaacccaaaaatctcacggtttgtcggctccgattgatgaaggattcaacctcggatcatccatttgacagctccaatgtgttttctagcatctttccactcaaaaaatgctattggatggtgtggagctctaaaatatccaaccatgccctaaaatatctgatttccgcctatttataaaattctggatctggtacagcgcgcgtcgcgcgcaggagcgcgcatcgcgcccaactcgctgagttgaaaaatcagcttttagtaaaaatggcgtaacttgagaaccgtaactccgatttgcgcccggttcgaagcgttggaaagcttattcaatttcctatctaacaatgacaacatatcaaccaaattggtgatttattattcttttattttgagctttatttgccgaatgaattgattccgccgctcaaaatcgcgcgtttgaagccgtgtcttcggcactttattgctcatgctccaaatacgcaagaatacctacaaaaagagtagaaaactatcaaaaagtataaaagtgtatgaaaatatatctattcacaaagtatacgtatttatgcacaaaacggggtattattcaaacgttattaacaaaaagtatcgataagtgccactatttacaatcacaaaataactacattttggcacttaacaaaaaCCATGAGGAGATCCTAAGTTATCTTATAAGAAATATTTTTCTCTTCACATCCTGTTTGACTTCCTACAAACTTGCTCGAGTCATCTCCTTTGGCCCCCTCAGCGAAGCTTTCAACCTTATCACAAGTATGAGTTTTTTACTTTTTCCTAATTTCTGGTACTAGATCTCATAGGATCTGTTTAGAAAAGATGCTTCAATATTAGGAATAAGATTTCTAGATAGATAGTTTTTTCAGAAACAAAATGTCTTCCTCCTCTGTCGTTTCCAAACACGCGAGTGACTTTATCTCTATTTACACTTCCGAGGAATAAATCTGTGCCTTTCTGGCGGCAGTGGATGTTTCTTACTCAGGGGATGAGGAATGGGTTATCTTGGAGAATTGTTAACCCTCGAAGCGGGTGACTTTTCCTCTTCCTTCTGATCTCCCCTCGTCGTACTTTTACTTGTATCCTCTTTTTATCAAAGATATAGGAGTCATTTTTCTTCTCTATGCTTTTTTCATGGAGATCCTCGAGGTGTTtaatgtctctctctctctctctctctctctctctctctctctctctctctctctctctctctctctctctctctctctctctcaactgTTTCCTGAAGGAAATCCGTCGTTAATCTCAGTTGCATCCAATATACTATAATTGGTGGGGCGAATTGATCCTAAAGGTTAGTGTGAAATTCATATACTTTGAATTTTCAAATACCATTTTCATCAATATGTTCTAATGCTGCCACGTATCCACCAACAACCACAAAAATCCAACAAAATGCATTTAACAGAAAAGGACCTGTCCTCAAATAATATCACTCCACATAAAAGATTTTTCACTATAATTTAAAATATGGTGGAGACATTTTTACATTCAATTCAAGTTCGAAGCAAATCAATAAAGATTTCTACATTCTTTTCTCACCAAGTATATTTTATTAACGTTATACTATGTTTTGACCATCTCATATAGATTAAGTAatgtatttaattttatatgagataatttataaaattatactttattaataacatgaaaaaaaaatttaaaaaaacttgaaAGAAGATAGAGTGTAACAAATAGTAGCATGTTGCGATTTGAAACTTGTGAATTTCAACACACATCATATCAATAAGATGTACTTGCAATTAAATTGCTTtgtagaaaaattaaaaactGATCTACAGATATAGTAAATAAGATAGCACAACTACATCCGCAATTATAAACAAAACCAATTACAACTAGTATTACACTTGTTTCATACGTAACAATCTCATGCTATTGTGTCAAGATCactcttctaagtgttttcactaGTTCATCCACTGTAATGTTGTATCCATCATCCATctgcattatatatatatttgatcacAACAAGTCAAAATCTTATGTTAACCTCATTTAATAGTAAACATGAATgaaaaatttagaaataaaaaatatgctAGAATTTAGCAGTAAACTAAGGCGACTTTTAAAAACTAGTAAGTAATACGTAGCACTGATATCTTTGAAAAAAAACGTGTTTGTGTCTATTTCTGTGTCAGTGTTGGACACCTGCACCAACACGTGATTacatctaatttatttatttttttaaattattatcggAATCACCATGTTAGTGTCGGGGTCGTGTACTTAGGGTATATGTGtttcataaatattaataatgaGTAAGAAAATCATGACAATATATTTATGTACCTGAGCAACGATGGTAATATCAAAATTGGATATTCCAAATTGCAAGACACTGTTGTAAATTACTAGAAGATGAAGATTTTGAAGATGAGTAAGTATTTTGAGCATTGCACTCTTTTGTTTCTCACAGTGGATTGTGATAAGCACTTGCTTTTGTAACACTCTTGCTTTCACATCTGGGAGAATATCAATACTTGTTCCACAATTATCGCTATCAACATTGTTGGATCTAACTTCTTCCAACTCTTTCACACGTTCTTGAAGTTGTTTCACATACTGTCTAGCTTTGTCTAGGATCGAATTGTCGTCCATCTAcatatttatcaaataaatacaaaaattaatGAATGTAATTGAAATACACCAACAATATAAAGAAGATTTATATTTGTCAATGAATCATAACTGTtactgtaaaatattttattttatactaacAATTGATAGTGTATAATGATTAATctcaaaattaaatataaagttctaataaatatactattttttacgttttgattttagttcctacaatttttttaatttaattttaatccttataaatattttttatttaatctctttaatatgtaaaatatttaactttaatatactaaaattaaattatttttttaataaataatggtATTAATCACAAAAGAATGAAGGTTACAACTGACTGACGACAAGTTACCTCTTTATACAAGATAGGGGTAAAATGTTTCAGACATGGAAAATACAAGCCGTAGAAGAATCATTAACTAATCTAAACCATTTTCAGGAGCTGAGCATGATAGCGGTAAAACACTCGTCAAAGTTAAAAATATTACctatgaataaaattaaatattttgcttATGACatctattaaatattttatactaACCTTCTTCAAGCCAGGTATGGTGGCTGAAAGTGTCAACATTTTCTCTCTGAGTTCCCTCTCATATCTTCCATTTCTGTCGGTGGAATCTTCAAACTCATCATCATATGATTCAGAATCTCCATCTTCGAAAATAACATCATCACAAATTTCCTatgtataaattaaaacaataaacaaaataaaGTTATTCACATATTCTACTATAGTACATAATTTGTGATGAGTGAATTGAAATTGCATTTTACCAAATCAGAATCACAAGGCCAATTTTCTCCTGACTCCTCCATTAATTTTGTGCGAagaatatatatatttgtgaggTAATTGTGTAGAAGAAAGAGTGAAAGGATATGGTGGACTAGAAAGAAAGAATGAGAGAGATGAAGGAAAAAACAAAGAGAGGAAAAACGATAAAAAGGAAATTCAATCTTCGTGTGAAGGGTAGTTGAGgttatggtatatatatatatatatatatatatatatatatatatatatatatatatatatatatatatatatatatatatatatatatatatatatatatatatatatatatatatatatatatatatatatatagtaagtaaatgatatataaaataatgttatactatattataatttaatattttttctctaaaaaatttagaaataaatcatgattttttaattcttatcctcgttaatttatattattttattttgcttattCTCTTTATCAACTATCACTAGACTTTTCTCCTTGTGGGCAACACAAACATTCTAGGAATTTTAGTCAATACTTTAGGAATCAATGatttattaatttctctctctacTTTATTAAAGATTTTCATACTTGTTAATTTGACACCATAATGTGACATTAAAAAGCTTATATTTAGACTgttttaaacatattttaattCTAAAACTTCATTTAAATTTCAATAGAGCCCTTCTCTTTTAGTTAAGTCATTTGCAATGAATATTAATagttttatttcaaatattatttataaggaACTTAGATGGAGAAGGGGTGTGTTTGCTTGAAGGGGTGTGTTTGCTTGAGAGTTAGAGTTGCTTAGTAATCTAATTGTGAATATTCAAGGTGTTATTCATTTTAAGGTCGATAAAGGTTTGTGGTAATATCACGGAGATGGTGGAGTGTTCTCGATTAAACATTGCTATTTGGTTTTGTTTGTTAATAGCTATCAACCTATTAAACCTGCTACGGGAGTCAATTAGATCACGCCtctttttgaaaagagtaagggTCTTTCTAAGATGATTGTCTTCTTTTGAAAATTACTTTAAAGTAGGGCTTTCATTAGCCTTAATCTCTTTAGACGTTACGTGATTGTTGACTCGAATCTTTTTGGGGTGGAATGTGTCAAAATTTTAGCGTTTGTTAATCATCTCTTCGCGACTTGTGTAATAGCTTTGTTAGTCATATCTTTGTGACTTAGATGGAAATGaaactattttatataaaaaaattaggtgGTTAAGGTgggtttttttgtttttcaaagaGTTAACTTCATTGTTTGAAATCGTTCGATTTATTAGTGTTAGGTTTAGAGTTAGATAAAGTTTTATCTTAGTTTGAAACAGTTTGGTTATTTAGAAATCCAAAAGAATTTACTTTGTAGGAAAATTTATGTCAAAGGAGGAACTAGAGGATATGATGACATTTTCTTCTAGGAACTAGTTTCGTTTCTTAGTAAAATCATATGTTTCTGTTGTATTTTTTATGAGTAACTGATGGGTCATACTATGATCTTAAATATATAGAAGATTTTGGGTCCATCATTCTAAATTGCGAAGGTTTAATTTGTTTATCCTTTATCGCTTTAacatttgtgttttcttttaggTATTGGTAAATTTTAATTTCTACGACTTTGCATTcttcactcttttttttcttcaaaaatgtatTACTTTGTAGGATACTTCTGATAGACTcgtattattattttttcctttACGAAAATCTTTTATAATTCACTCGTTAACACTAGGTGTAAAATATAACATACTTACACCTTCAATAACTTTGTGTagaaattaacttaaatcaatccaacaattcaatta contains:
- the LOC131601135 gene encoding transcription factor bHLH25-like, with the translated sequence MEESGENWPCDSDLEICDDVIFEDGDSESYDDEFEDSTDRNGRYERELREKMLTLSATIPGLKKMDDNSILDKARQYVKQLQERVKELEEVRSNNVDSDNCGTSIDILPDVKARVLQKQVLITIHCEKQKSAMLKILTHLQNLHLLVIYNSVLQFGISNFDITIVAQMDDGYNITVDELVKTLRRVILTQ